In a genomic window of Methanocalculus natronophilus:
- the tfrA gene encoding fumarate reductase (CoM/CoB) subunit TfrA: MGAITTEECHVLVIGSGGAGIRAALEAARYGETILVGKSVAGKGGCTVMAEGGYNAVLRETDTISSHLNDTLKGGAFLNDRALAEVLVNEAPNRIDDLLRFGAVFDAEDSCTIAQRPFGGQAFARTCYAGDRTGHEIVMTLLERLRASDIRLRNEITALELATDQGRVCGAFTATRDGDIGAIAADAVVLATGGCGQIYDITTNSTTGTGDGYALGYRAGAELIDMEMVQFHPTGAVHPYDARGRLITEAVRGEGGILKNSEGERFMARYDPERMELSTRDVVARSIATEVLEGRGTPRGGVWLDVTHLSSQQIEERLPLMLEQFLKFGVDIRTEPMEVAPTAHHMMGGLRITPECRTTVPGLFACGEVAGGVHGANRLGGNALAETQVFGRRAGEAAGKEKTGRRRIDPEQAARLEEQLASFEQGDTRPSDLAGRLKRVMWDGAGIYRDAARLTETREAVLAMSSITPSASSGAGIMDAWTIRNMLLVAGMILDGALLRQESRGAHVRVDCAARWDPVDSPYGHTRIAQACRCIEVTGRIA; the protein is encoded by the coding sequence ATGGGTGCGATTACAACGGAGGAATGCCATGTTCTCGTTATCGGGAGCGGCGGTGCAGGAATCAGGGCGGCGCTTGAGGCTGCACGGTACGGGGAGACGATCCTGGTTGGAAAGAGTGTTGCCGGAAAAGGCGGCTGCACCGTGATGGCGGAAGGAGGATATAACGCTGTTCTCCGTGAGACAGACACAATTTCAAGCCATCTCAACGATACACTCAAAGGAGGTGCATTTCTCAATGATCGGGCGCTTGCAGAGGTGCTTGTCAATGAAGCGCCCAACCGGATAGATGATCTCCTCAGGTTTGGAGCGGTATTCGATGCAGAAGACAGCTGCACCATTGCCCAGCGCCCATTTGGAGGACAGGCATTCGCACGAACCTGTTATGCCGGAGACAGGACAGGCCATGAGATCGTGATGACCCTCCTTGAACGCCTCCGCGCATCTGACATCCGGCTCAGAAACGAGATCACCGCCCTTGAACTCGCAACAGACCAGGGCCGCGTCTGCGGCGCCTTTACCGCAACCCGTGATGGCGATATAGGGGCAATTGCAGCCGATGCGGTGGTGCTGGCAACCGGCGGGTGCGGCCAGATCTATGATATCACCACCAACTCAACGACCGGCACGGGCGACGGGTATGCACTCGGCTACCGGGCGGGAGCAGAACTCATCGACATGGAGATGGTCCAGTTTCATCCAACAGGTGCAGTCCACCCCTACGACGCACGCGGCAGGCTGATCACCGAGGCTGTCCGTGGAGAGGGGGGCATCCTGAAGAACAGTGAGGGAGAGCGGTTCATGGCCCGGTACGATCCTGAGCGGATGGAGCTCTCAACCAGGGATGTTGTTGCCCGATCAATTGCCACCGAGGTGCTTGAGGGGAGAGGAACACCCCGGGGCGGCGTCTGGCTTGATGTCACCCACCTCTCCAGCCAGCAGATAGAAGAGCGGCTGCCCCTGATGCTTGAGCAGTTCCTGAAGTTCGGTGTTGATATCCGCACGGAGCCGATGGAGGTTGCGCCAACTGCCCACCACATGATGGGCGGCCTCAGGATCACGCCTGAATGCAGAACAACTGTCCCCGGACTCTTTGCCTGTGGAGAGGTGGCAGGCGGCGTCCATGGCGCAAACCGCCTCGGCGGGAACGCCCTTGCCGAGACACAGGTCTTTGGGCGGCGTGCAGGTGAGGCGGCAGGAAAAGAGAAGACCGGGAGACGGCGGATCGATCCAGAACAGGCGGCCCGTCTTGAGGAGCAGCTTGCATCATTTGAGCAGGGAGATACACGACCATCTGATCTTGCAGGCAGGCTGAAGAGAGTCATGTGGGATGGTGCAGGCATCTACAGGGACGCTGCCCGGCTCACGGAGACACGGGAAGCAGTCCTTGCCATGAGCAGCATCACCCCCTCGGCATCATCGGGCGCCGGGATCATGGATGCCTGGACGATCCGGAATATGCTGCTTGTTGCAGGCATGATCCTTGATGGTGCGCTTCTCCGGCAGGAGTCACGCGGAGCACATGTCAGGGTCGATTGTGCGGCACGATGGGATCCAGTGGATTCTCCCTATGGCCATACCCGGATCGCACAAGCATGCCGCTGCATAGAAGTCACCGGGAGGATCGCATGA